The proteins below are encoded in one region of Thermothelomyces thermophilus ATCC 42464 chromosome 1, complete sequence:
- a CDS encoding glyoxal oxidase like protein (Predicted extracellular protein containing 4 WSC domains and a glyoxal oxidase (copper radical oxidase) domain.) yields the protein MRASPSSRTLLASLALSSLPLSFGQLSIPTDLPDSWEYQGCYTDVPGRTINSASYADGTNMTNAACLSYCASKGFPYAGTEYSVECFCGTTLASSSAKVADSECNMPCSGAPSEPCGAGSRLSLFHSSAVTGPAANPGVNDFTHLGCYAEGKTGRALTYNPGLPGADMTVAKCTAACRAANYILAGVEYGGECYCGNTIANGGAPADSGCSMVCNGNSTEFCGGPDRLNVYSYKNQYEPTATSTTGAGSTSSSSVPSATGLPEGWSYQGCWIDGKQGRILPYQLPDSQTNSRAACANACAEAGYTVSGTEYAVQCFCGDAIHNGGVETDEADCSTPCPGAPGEKCGAGDRLSIVSRGPPKIYAPPAPIEKIGDWEYQGCAEDNINDKRTFFWQIFFNDIMTPEMCLDRCAEFGYHAAGLEYGQECYCGDPANMATHGATFRPESECNVVCAGNSTAICGGLARLTTYFWIGTPFYSWDFPQDWRAGKYEFLVDGVNIPLITHETITGKVSFISKGATGPGNETGAYEFDPATLEFRELHIKTDVFCAASVTLPDKAGRQLNVGGWAGEATYGTRLYWPDGAPGVPGTHDWQENVNVLHLQAGRWYPSVLVLTNGSVMVVGGLIGSNDAATPSIEILPYTGTPPLYMDWLDRTHPNNLYPFLCILPGGGIFVQYWNEARILDPVTFDTVKTLPDAPGAPNDPKGGRTYPLEGTAVLLPQKYPYTDPLGVLICGGSTEGPGNALDNCVSIYPEADEPEWQIERMPSFRVMTCMAPLPDGTYLIANGALHGVAGFGLGVGPNLNALLYDPSKPLGSRITVAANTTIARMYHSEAITLLDGRVLISGSNPEDGVNPEEYRVEVFLPPYLLAGKPRPTFTLENRDWAHGQTGIPFTLGSPARNGDITATLLGSVASTHGNSMGARTLMPRVSCRGTSCTVDAPPTANICPPGWYQFFVLDGGIPAVGVYVRIGGDAGQIGNWPQAPDFSVPGV from the exons ATGAGGGCCTCACCATCGTCAAGGACGCTTCTGGCGTCTCTCGCCCTGTCATCT CTCCCACTCTCGTTTGGCCAGCTCTCAATCCCTACGGACCTTCCGGACTCCTGGGAGTACCAGGGATGCTACACCGATGTGCCTGGCCGGACCATCAACAGTGCCTCGTATGCCGATGGCACCAACATGACAAATGCGGCCTGCCTCAGTTACTGCGCCTCCAAGGGCTTCCCGTATGCCGGCACCGAGTACTCGGTTGAGTGCTTCTGCGGCACCACTCTCGCCTCCTCTTCGGCGAAGGTCGCCGATTCGGAATGCAATATGCCTTGCTCGGGAGCCCCCAGCGAGCCCTGCGGAGCTGGGAGCAGGCTGTCGCTCTTCCACTCCAGCGCCGTGACCGGACCAGCAGCGAACCCAGGGGTCAACGACTTCACCCACCTGGGCTGCTACGCCGAGGGCAAGACCGGCCGTGCCCTTACCTACAACCCCGGCCTTCCGGGGGCGGACATGACGGTCGCCAAGTGCACGGCTGCCTGCCGCGCGGCCAACTATATCCTCGCCGGCGTCGAGTACGGGGGAGAATGCT ACTGCGGTAACACGATTGCCAACGGCGGCGCCCCCGCCGACAGCGGGTGTAGCATGGTCTGCAACGGCAACAGCACCGAGTTCTGTGGTGGCCCTGACCGTCTCAACGTGTATAGCTACAAGAATCAGTACGAGCCAACGGCCACCTCGACCACGGGCGCCGGGTCGACCTCGAGCTCCTCGGTGCCGTCGGCGACCGGCCTCCCCGAGGGATGGTCTTACCAGGGATGCTGGATCGACGGGAAGCAGGGGCGTATCCTGCCGTACCAGCTCCCGGACAGCCAGACCAACAGCCGGGCGGCTTGCGCAAACGCCTGCGCCGAGGCCGGTTACACCGTCTCCGGTACCGAGTACGCTGTCCAGTGCTTCTGCGGCGATGCCATCCACAACGGAGGTGTCGAGACCGACGAGGCCGACTGCAGCACTCCCTGCCCCGGCGCCCCGGGCGAGAAGTGCGGTGCCGGAGACCGCCTGAGCATCGTCTCCAGGGGGCCGCCCAAGATCTACGCCCCTCCGGCCCCGATTGAGAAGATCGGCGACTGGGAGTACCAGGGCTGCGCCGAGGACAACATCAACGACAAGCGGACCTTCTTCTGGCAGATCTTCTTCAACGACATCATGACGCCCGAGATGTGCCTGGACCGCTGCGCCGAGTTCGGCTACCACGCTGCCGGCCTCGAGTACGGGCAGGAGTGCTACTGCGGCGACCCGGCCAACATGGCCACCCACGGCGCCACCTTCCGGCCGGAGAGCGAGTGCAACGTCGTCTGCGCCGGCAACTCGACCGCCATCTGCGGCGGCCTCGCCCGCCTCACCACCTACTTCTGGATCGGCACCCCGTTCTACTCGTGGGACTTCCCGCAGGACTGGCGGGCCGGCAAGTACGAGTTCCTGGTCGACGGCGTCAACATCCCGCTCATCACCCACGAGACGATCACCGGCAAGGTCTCCTTCATCTCCAAGGGCGCCACCGGCCCGGGCAACGAGACGGGCGCGTACGAGTTTGACCCCGCCACGCTCGAGTTCCGCGAGCTCCACATCAAGACGGACGTCTTCTGCGCCGCCAGCGTCACCCTGCCGGACAAGGCCGGCCGGCAGCTCAACGTCGGCGGGTGGGCCGGCGAGGCCACCTACGGTACCCGCCTGTACTGGCCCGACGGCGCCCCCGGCGTCCCCGGCACGCACGACTGGCAGGAGAACGTCAACGTGCTCCACCTCCAGGCCGGCCGCTGGTACCCCAGCGTCCTGGTGCTGACCAACGGTTCCGTCAtggtcgtcggcggcctgATCGGCTCCAACGACGCGGCCACGCCCTCGATCGAGATCCTGCCCTACACGGGAACGCCGCCGCTGTACATGGACTGGCTGGACCGCACCCACCCCAACAACCTGTATCCCTTCCTCTGCATcctccccggcggcggcatcttTGTCCAGTACTGGAACGAGGCCCGCATCCTCGACCCCGTCACCTTCGACACCGTCAAGACCCTCCCCGACGCCCCCGGCGCCCCCAACGACCCCAAGGGCGGCCGCACGTACCCGCTCGAGGGCACCGCCGTCCTGCTCCCGCAGAAGTACCCCTACACCGACCCGCTCGGCGTGCTCATCTGCGGCGGCTCGACCGAAGGGCCCGGCAACGCGCTCGACAACTGCGTGTCCATCTACCCGGAGGCGGACGAGCCCGAGTGGCAGATCGAGCGCATGCCGTCCTTCCGCGTCATGACCTGCATGGCCCCGCTGCCGGACGGCACCTACCTGATCGCCAACGGGGCCCTGCACGGCGTCGCCggcttcggcctcggcgtcggccCCAACCTCAACGCGCTGCTCTACGACCCGTCCAAGCCGCTGGGCTCGCGCATCACCGTCGCCGCCAACACCACCATCGCCCGCATGTACCACTCCGAGGCCATCACGCTGCTCGACGGCCGCGTCCTCATCTCGGGCTCCAACCCGGAGGACGGCGTGAACCCGGAGGAGTACCGGGTCGAGGTCTTCCTGCCCCCGTACCTCCTCGCCGGCAAGCCCCGCCCGACCTTCAcgctcgagaaccgcgactGGGCCCACGGCCAGACCGGCATCCCCTTCACCCTGGGCAGCCCCGCGCGCAACGGCGACATCACCGCCACCCTCCTCGGCTCCGTCGCCAGCACGCACGGCAACTCGATGGGCGCCCGCACCCTGATGCCCAGGGTCTCGTGCCGCGGCACCTCGTGCACCGTCGACGCGCCCCCGACCGCCAACATCTGCCCCCCTGGCTGGTACCAGTTCTTCGTCCTCGACGGCGGCATCCCCGCCGTCGGCGTCTACGTCCGCATCGGCGGCGACGCGGGCCAGATCGGCAACTGGCCGCAGGCGCCCGACTTTTCTGTCCCCGGCGTCTGA